In the genome of Plasmodium yoelii strain 17X genome assembly, chromosome: 14, one region contains:
- a CDS encoding myosin J, putative yields MSFLHMKNNETFYHSNIPNIKDEGQEQLENDKKVFKDDLSLEKRDHEEIYSNSHVWYFHKNSYKKMEVLEFKKKEQLYTLKRKGKIFENIHKDQVIRSLKNELKLDNENNVDIIQLNEANVIQNLKNRYEKNKIYTFHASLLLAINPYKQLKDLYDVSIMNNYLCKFKNTNSSEKNDCKAHIYDIGNMAYKNMVLKRKRQTIVVSGHSGSGKTENCKFLFKYFHYIFFHKNSNNVGKIYKSMNSYVNDNSDAEQDEKVKKNISMTSTNISIEENGDMSRYERIDKLIYINNILESMSNAKTIKNNNSSRCGRINELIFEEKKTDKDIMFNHCFSNIKILILLLEINRCITQNDGERNFHVFYQTIWGLNDEDLNKRNLVRDVKVYKLLNNDVMKYKKGSTDNCDTKKIDIYEQNKQKDEKNFEYLLKGLNYIKYDKNKINHFFDIIAGIIHLGEIVPDDSNVTSNTSNHESSMENPFYRYKCACDCLKIHVEDLKNLIKYKNIQVSNENIKTPRTKENSLSTLHTLIKVIYKKLFNKIINDINMTNLSDKEKKEMLNSQIYENNNSIISILDLYGFEELSCNDFEQLCINLANEKLNNYYINNEIEKEKNIYKEENILWSDLVIPSYEDTIIFIEKIFGGLDDITKLNNCGHKKVDDNFFTYLLNNENKYLEKHIYGFLNNRDNQYTSKKQNIKKNKFFIKHYAGHVTYSINNWIHKNSDKIEAEIEGLINTSANVFLSECIKDEVTENYTTKSSEKLTESCKISNTSVGLTNNNCKKNNILSVSKKYIKELDNLFTNLEKTDMYYIRCVLPNERMECNNFKKGIVYSQLKECGANEMIKILNNGLSHKILKRELIEKLKNCIAKELVHCNDNDIIYYIMRIFDEDKFFKIGKKYIFMKAHLYTQINFYMYDSNIINDNSLVDRQKKKKILRDIRIMRFKRCVTVAKIFSWINNYYIKYLTKKKIMKEKICDYMYKIYLIRRTILSVKKSLSYNVKKLNKILCEKAYQMPFKKIKNTKKKKKNIINPLISITKKESVQHMSKETKNTNNDKIDSEEKKEKIVENKNTEKITTKCEENEKNEKNEKNPKINMLYNSGEKLFVCTPDNYHYVYNNLDWIIIYSKNKINFYNISYSYEQIDKKHILNYNKIGIKKIHNDTKCEQWNEKTNELNRGSVNYETEKDSKNGLHNIGKNSYCCVNQHPLYKNLIIGIDEELNIVLFSYPNINTIRRFIKKKIKLIKKSNDNLPNTYLPQLYKSRKYSEHFFEKKKNYLESIIKNEEMVNYDVNEKMDNESNLFDDNNLNMFIHMYKNIYVLSTLDGILSKLCSVNSEHFDNYKTMESVNKMENVNNIIENNNKEVKKDAKDKKCFTYLKSLKKEDYISKELYTNETFKVLNISFLSNSINYFVYLSYALINENHYILLTIVNLFSKPIYTYTIHIAINNIIKNDDFVKFFIKNYNKIYQNNKIDIQENIEKQENTNLMKNKEYLDKFLSTIKMSIINNSHIFIYGCCILSLVEITKFNLNSGNPYIKEYEYKYLQLKFNLYCFEYFNNVYDRYMNKLSHDLKHKLIINDILGNEQKEDVEKKSKLVHLNISEKNEEHNPSLYIRNENNDNLFSQENENSGNSFYIFSLFSRIYLLTNKGCESNYSQVIFNYDDWKIFKLKLNSSNNNNNNNNNNNNNIAEDDENKLCAFQGILNMNINYYYKQNYYKSHVSLNSSIQATIQKYDEYFADGTLHHSTHKYVYPDVYVLRIKNSNFTNSFDKNNNSDEESFYYNLKNNQMLRLCTHGNKKSSILKNRNCSPHSVLACTPLNHLDTILLLNYTSDKNLYFLEFVNIVSRKKKTVPIEE; encoded by the exons ATGAGTTTTCTACATATGAAAAACAATGAAACCTTTTATCATTCCAATATACCAAACATAAAAGATGAAGGACAAGAACAATTAGAAAATGATAAGAAGGTATTCAAAGATGATTTATCTTTAGAAAAGAGGGATCATgaagaaatatattcaaatagCCATGTGTggtattttcataaaaattcatacaaaaaaatggaagtattagagtttaaaaaaaaggaacAACTATACACCCTTAAAc GTAAAGGAAAAATCTTTGAAAATATCCATAAGGATCAAGTAATACGATCCCTCAAAAATGAACTAAAATTGGATAACGAAAATAATGTTGATATAATACAACTAAACGAAGCAAATGTCAtccaaaatttaaaaaatagatacgaaaaaaacaaaatatacacatttcATGCATCGTTGCTATTAGCTATTAATCCATATAAACAATTAAAAGATCTTTATGATGTGAGTATAatgaataattatttatgcaaatttaaaaatactaatagcagtgaaaaaaatgattgtAAAGCGCATATTTATGATATTGGTAACATggcatataaaaatatggtaTTGAAAAGAAAAAGACAAACGATTGTTGTTTCAGGGCATAGTGGAAGTGGTAAAACAGAAAATTGCAAATTTCTtttcaaatattttcattatattttttttcataaaaattcgAATAATGtcggaaaaatatataaaagcaTGAATTCATATGTGAATGATAATTCAGATGCAGAACAAGATGAAAaagtaaagaaaaatatttccATGACATCCACCAATATAAGCATAGAAGAAAATGGTGATATGTCAAGATATGAAAGGATTGATaaacttatttatattaataatatattagaatCCATGAGTAATGccaaaacaataaaaaataataatagtagtagATGTGGAAGAATAAACGAATTAATatttgaagaaaaaaaaacagataaAGATATAATGTTTAATCATTGCTTttctaatattaaaatattaattttattattagaaaTTAATAGATGTATCACACAAAATGATGGAGAACGAAATTTTCATGTTTTTTATCAAACGATTTGGGGTTTAAACGATGAAGActtaaataaaagaaatttaGTTAGAGATGTTAAGGTTTATAAACTATTAAATAATGATGtaatgaaatataaaaagggTTCTACAGATAATTgtgatacaaaaaaaattgatatttatgaacaaaataagcaaaaagatgaaaaaaattttgaatatttattgaaaggattaaattatataaaatatgacaaaaataaaataaatcatttttttgatatcaTAGCAGGGATTATTCATTTAGGAGAAATAGTTCCAGATGATTCAAATGTCACATCTAACACCTCTAATCATGAGTCAAGCATGGAAAATCCTTTTTATAGATACAAATGTGCATGTGATTGCCTAAAAATACATGTTGAAGATCTTAAAaatttgattaaatataaaaatattcaagtTTCAAATGAAAACATAAAAACCCCAAGAACTAAAGAAAACTCCTTATCTACTTTGCACACCTTAATAAaagtaatatataaaaaattatttaataagataataaatgatataaatatgacTAATTTGAGTGATAAGGAAAAGAAAGAAATGTTaaattcacaaatatatgaaaataataatagtatcaTATCAATATTAGATTTGTACGGTTTTGAAGAATTATCATGTAATGATTTTGAGCAACTATGTATTAATCTAGctaatgaaaaattaaataattattatattaacaatgaaatagaaaaggaaaaaaatatttacaaagAAGAAAACATATTATGGAGTGATTTAGTGATTCCCTCTTATGAAGATACAATCatttttattgaaaaaatatttggaGGGTTAGATGATATAACTAAACTTAATAATTGTGGTCATAAAAAGGTGGAtgacaatttttttacatatttgttaaataacgaaaataaatatttggagaaacatatatatggatttttaaataatagagATAATCAATATACAagtaaaaaacaaaatataaaaaaaaataaattttttatcaaacaTTATGCAGGGCATGTAACATATAGTATTAATAATTGGATACACAAAAATAGTGATAAAATAGAGGCCGAGATTGAGGGTCTTATTAACACATCAGCAAATGTTTTTCTAAGTGAATGTATAAAAGATGAAGTAACTGAAAATTATACTACAAAATCATCAGAAAAATTAACAGAATCATGTAAAATTAGCAACACATCTGTTGGATTAACTAATAacaattgtaaaaaaaataacatactTAGTGTcagcaaaaaatatattaaggAGTTGGATAATTTGTTCAcgaatttagaaaaaacagatatgtattatataagaTGTGTATTGCCAAATGAACGTATGGAATGTAATAATTTCAAAAAAGGAATTGTTTATTCTCAACTCAAAGAATGTGGAGCTAACGAAatgattaaaatattaaataacgGATTATCacacaaaatattaaaaagagAATTAAtcgaaaaattaaaaaattgtatagcCAAAGAATTAGTACATTGTAATGATAacgatattatatattatattatgagAATATTTGATGAAGAtaagttttttaaaattggaaaaaaatacatttttatgaaaGCTCATTTATATACGCAAATTAATTTCTATATGTATGatagtaatattataaatgataATTCGCTAGTTgatagacaaaaaaaaaaaaaaattttaagagATATAAGAATAATGCGATTTAAAAGGTGTGTTACAGTTGCAAAAATTTTTAGTTGGATtaacaattattatattaaatatttaacaaaaaaaaaaattatgaaagaaaaaatttgtgattatatgtataagatatatttaataCGAAGGACTATATTAAGTGTCAAAAAGTCACTTTCTTATAATGTTAAAAAGTTAAACAAAATACTATGTGAAAAAGCGTATCAAATgccttttaaaaaaattaaaaataccaaaaaaaagaaaaaaaatataatcaatCCATTAATTAGTATTACCAAGAAAGAAAGTGTGCAACATATGAGTAAGGAAAccaaaaatacaaataatgataaaattgattcagaggaaaaaaaagaaaaaatagttgaaaataaaaatacagaaAAAATCACGACAAAAtgtgaagaaaatgaaaaaaatgaaaaaaatgaaaaaaatccCAAAATTAACATGTTGTATAACAGCGGAGAAAAACTATTTGTTTGTACTCCAGATAATTATCactatgtatataataacttAGATTggataattatatattcaaaaaataaaataaatttttataacatatCTTATAGTTATGAACAAATAGATAAGAAAcacattttaaattataacaaaattggaattaaaaaaatacataatgaTACAAAGTGCGAACAATGGAATGAAAAAACGAATGAATTAAATAGAGGAAGTGTAAATTATGAAACTGAGAAAGATTCAAAAAACGGGTTACATAATATTGGCAAAAATAGTTATTGTTGTGTTAATCAACATcctttatataaaaatttgatcATAGGAATTGATGAAGAGTTAAATATCGTTTTGTTTAGTTATCCTAATATAAACACTATTAGacgttttattaaaaaaaaaataaaattaataaaaaaaagtaatgaTAATTTGCCAAACACATATTTACCTCAGTTATATAAAAGTAGAAAATATAGTGAGCATTtctttgaaaaaaaaaaaaactatttagaaagcataataaaaaatgaagaaatggTTAACTATGACGTAAATGAGAAAATGGATAATGAGTCCAATTTatttgatgataataatttaaacatgtttatacatatgtataaaaatatatatgttttaagTACTTTAGATGGTATTTTATCTAAATTGTGTTCAGTAAATTCAGAACattttgataattataaaacgATGGAAAGTGtaaataaaatggaaaatgtaaataacaTTATAGAGAATAACAACAAAGAAGTAAAAAAAGATgcaaaagataaaaaatgcTTTACATATCTAAAATCGTTAAAAAAAGAGGATTATATATCAAAAGAATTGTATACTAATGAAACATTTAAAGtgttaaatatatcatttttatcaaatagtataaattattttgtttatttatcatatgcattaataaatgaaaatcaTTACATATTATTGACAATTGTTAATTTGTTTTCAAAAcctatttatacatatactatacatatagctataaataatataataaaaaatgatgattttgtgaaatttttcattaaaaattataataagatatatcaaaataataaaatagatatccaagaaaatatagaaaaacaaGAAAATACAAACTTgatgaaaaataaagaatatctAGATAAGTTTTTAAGTACAATCAAAATGTCCATAATTAATAattcacatatttttatttatggtTGTTGCATATTAAGCTTGGTCgaaataacaaaatttaatttaaatagtGGAAATCCCTATATTAAagaatatgaatataaatatttacagttaaaatttaatttatattgtttcgAATATTTTAACAATGTATATGATAGATATATGAATAAGTTGTCTCACGatttaaaacataaattaattataaatgatatattgggaaatgaacaaaaagaggatgtggaaaaaaaaagtaaattaGTTCACTTGAATAtttcagaaaaaaatgaagaacaTAATCcatcattatatataagaaATGAAAACAATGATAATTTGTTTAGTcaggaaaatgaaaattcaGGAAactcattttatattttttcattatttagtagaatttatttattaacaaataagGGATGTGAATCAAATTATTCTCAagttatatttaattatgatGATTGGAAAATTTTTAAGTTAAAATTGAATAGcagcaataataataataataataataataataataataataatattgctGAAGATGATGAAAACAAATTATGTGCCTTCCAAGGGATATTGAATATGaacataaattattattataaacaaaattattataaaagtCATGTTTCGTTAAATTCTTCTATTCAAGCTACtatacaaaaatatgatgaatatTTTGCTGATGGAACACTTCACCATTCTActcataaatatgtatatccTGATGTGTATGTATTAAGgattaaaaatagtaattttacaaatagttttgacaaaaataataattcagaTGAAGAGtccttttattataatttgaagAATAACCAAATGTTGAGGTTATGTACCCATGGAAATAAAAAGTCTTCGATTCTCAAGAACAG aaATTGTTCCCCTCATAGTGTCTTGGCTTGTACGCCTCTGAATCATTTGGACACCATTTTATTACTG AATTACACTAGCgacaaaaatttatattttctggAATTTGTCAACATTGTGAGCAGAAAGAAGAAAACAGTTCCAATTGAGGAATAA
- a CDS encoding TBC domain-containing protein, putative — MKKDKIKEKYIKLLFNEVENEKLEEYFENYEYNFASINCDIYVFNKKFYKLKNFNENLKKELLLYLFRFNFYVPRIIRRIIFKRLLIHDESKDTANFNYKVYLLLSFLKNPNINEATQKTVDLDVFRTRIDKQNEKAIYFFNIFLNYACSHFQFKYKQGLNEVLALFFYLKGKCFNMIDVYFCFQNFVQRFLKEFYYDDEFFFLQISFYLFKILIKYHDPVLSEILENNKMNPEIYAASWFLTLFASKSNLEILNSIYLIFLLERNPFFFFFFSLALLILHRNVFIYVDSSNLPELLSKINIFDKIFLKKVWSLGKYLEKNTPVSFTHKLFFIKNILIYLTNENSAENYHKKNNLLNFLKSIDYMSINSYEIIKNISSRNSNYIFLDIRPNRHFKKFHFKNSINIDFENNYENILRRSMKIKKKKKKKENKVQKNNSYIWYILKKYDNHEIGYNYLLLFSFLLCSKYNKKINISYDDNIILKKISNQVASKSNDLIFDTLKWKNKMQRNKKQRNNNMSKRMSEIKLKEINKRDNVNNGDNKKKKKEENTENGNILHLEENKVVDLNLFFFNLYKNQKYNSRQNKMINIDNNSRKKGINKNGPVKNILEPLKYINIINYIREKKVKDLKNYYSDDDTIVDKFSLTCYHVKKRLNEKIEKGNKKKGKKISAPIKREENTHNDSLVNIFSTYKNDKNSEICKQKKCFKNNEKNSINDEENDDTNYRSNSRFSNFTSSGSNSEQKKSNGMVDSKLNISSYSLYVLIKEKVLKYEEVLKVQFENILSSDKEILIVYDDDLNNSKYVRTFYYYLLYTYKMRKVSIIEGGINSYHTLIKNDSFFKQIEKNTINGRVVDDTIENNNYEDHLNFYLNYYNFLKDENVLQYCFHQSNACYLCKAPNIPKKFIDDFFSEIYNDYPIFEEVYYFLTCENICINLLSFYDLIMRKKKTEKIKCDKKNNSDGALSHFSKIFNYIKKKKESNSLSMPPSTWIKDGVSCNVDVEKDDRSFFSNKKNSFLTNKNYFSLNYYLDYYYNKKGKTDFPYDPENRHNEYENEINKSETNKNETNKNEINKSETNKSETNKSETNKSEINKSEINKSEINKSEINKSEINKSEDIRNTGTYYNLREKMNEKNLYDHEENKKKSDDKINLVDIYAHRNSRNDEMDNKYVDQNKNGNEQIDGEMRKCFSLEENSVNEKIRNFSMFTNSINKKNITNFDTYNIYSYIDVVCYSSLLEKCSDDNDKDEKIYYEGNLKKKNSCKIFNCFINYVYQPIIPHNIRSNNIINNFVEYVKYYKSSISNINNNISTDPNLYLNCNKLDSKLFLNIPYFPYSYFRQPKYLYYKDNKKQSIEKEDTSFKRNSNSISVNYDSKNILENSEGTYINDSDFQNSKAYNDLLNNSILNNTWIKNKPDLSLCKLMIYDNLLILYGAPYICDTDVIVRNLNEISVTESGMHDKKKWNLCNKEDGDNNLSNNLSNNLSNSIVSSEIKKRNEEKENIFNNLDIGSKNFLKENEKYRNKKGDKNIYLNSCDDKLEKIIIHKYKDLKKKDVLFNIDCYKLNSIDINWASMSNHIFHSITNEHISDIYNYYQSYFNLSKSNMSSKEIIYSSSSLSSSNLISYIPDDQDYSFSDYHNLYTKNLKEKNNLNKTEIFHYKNVKIDAVNIYAIFDIRSIYKITTKRMLGKTLYFYFKINESTPLMALNFENDAEMQSCVCSVKEVHTILSKEQKIN, encoded by the exons atgaaaaaagataaaataaaggaaaaatacataaaactTTTGTTCAATGAagtagaaaatgaaaaattagaagaatattttgaaaattacGAATATAATTTTGCTTCAATAAATTGCGACATATAcgtttttaataaaaaattttataaattaaaaaacttTAATGAAAATCTTAAGAAAGAGCTATtgctatatttatttaggtttaatttttatgttcCTAGGATAATTAG ACGAATTATATTCAAAAGACTATTAATACATGATGAGAGTAAAGACACAGCGAATTTTAATTACAAAGTGTACCTTTTGTTATCTTTTTTGAAAAACCCAAACATAAATGAGGCAACTCAA AAAACAGTTGACTTAGACGTATTCAGGACAAGAATtgataaacaaaatgaaaaagcaatttatttttttaacatttttttaaactatGCTTGTAGCCACTtccaatttaaatataaacagGGGCTAAACGAAGTTTTAG CCTTGTTTTTTTATCTGAAGGGAAAATGCTTTAATATGATTGAcgtttatttttgtttccAAAATTTTGTGCAaag ATTTTTGAAAGAGTTTTACTATGAtgatgaatttttttttcttcaaatatctttttatttgtttaaaatattaattaaatatcaCGATCCTGTATTGTCAGAAATTCTTG agaataataaaatgaaccCAGAAATATACGCAGCATCATGGTTTCTTACTTTGTTTGCATCTAAGAGTAATCTTGAGATTTTGAATTCaatatatttgatatttCTTCTTGAGCGCaatccattttttttctttttcttttctttggcattattaattttacatCG aaatgtatttatatacGTCGATAGTTCAAATTTGCCCGAGTTGTTGAGCAAGATAAacatttttgataaaatttttttgaaaaaa gTATGGTCATTAGGAAAatatttggaaaaaaatactCCTGTATCCTTTACCcataaattgttttttataaaaaacattttaataTACTTGACAAATGAGAATTCCGCagaaaattatcataaaaaaaataatttgctgaattttttaaaatcgaTTGACTATATGTCTATTAATTCGTATGAAATAATTAA aaatatatcTTCAAGAAACAGTAATTACATATTCCTTGACATAAGGCCAAATagacattttaaaaaatttcattttaaaaattcaataAACATAGATTTTGAGAATAACTATGAGAATATTTTAAGAA GAAGTatgaagataaaaaaaaaaaaaaaaaaaaaggaaaataaagTACAGAAAAATAATTCGTATATATggtatattttaaaaaaatatgataaccATGAAATTggatataattatttattactgttttcatttttattgtgctcaaaatataataaaaagataaaCATAAGttatgatgataatattatattaaaaaaaatatccaaCCAAGTAGCCTCAAAAAGTAATGATCTCATCTTTGATACATTAAAATGGAAGAATAAAATgcaaagaaataaaaaacaacggaataataatatgtcaAAAAGAATGagtgaaataaaattaaaagaaattaaCAAAAGAGACAATGTAAATAATGGGGATAataagaaaaagaagaaagaAGAAAATACTGAAAATGGTAACATATTACATTTGGAAGAAAATAAAGTTGTGGatcttaatttattttttttcaatttatataaaaatcaaaaatacaATTCGagacaaaataaaatgataaatattgataataatagtagaaaaaaaggaattaataaaaatggtccagtaaaaaatatattagaacctttgaaatatataaatataataaattatatacgtgaaaaaaaagtaaaagatttaaaaaactaCTACTCAGATGATGATACAATAGTTGATAAATTTTCTTTAACATGTTATCATGTTAAAAAACggttaaatgaaaaaatcgaaaaaggaaataaaaaaaaaggaaaaaaaatatcagcACCCATAAAAAGGGAGGAAAATACACACAATGATTCATtagttaatatttttagcacatataaaaatgataaaaatagtgaaatctgcaaacaaaaaaaatgttttaaaaacaatgaaaaaaatagtattaatgatgaagaaaatgatgatacTAATTATAGAAGCAATAGCCGTTTCAGCAATTTCACATCTTCGGGATCAAATAGTGAACAAAAGAAGAGTAATGGAATGGTTGACtctaaattaaatataagcTCATATAgtttatatgttttaataaaagaaaaggttttaaaatatgaagaAGTGTTAAAGGTtcaatttgaaaatatattaagttCAGATAAGGAAATATTAATAGTATATGATgatgatttaaataattctaaatatgtaagaacattttattattatttattatatacatataaaatgaGAAAGGTATCAATAATTGAAGGTGGTATAAACTCTTATCATactttaattaaaaatgatagtttttttaaacaaatagaaaaaaatactataaatGGAAGAGTTGTAGATGATactattgaaaataataattatgaagatcatttaaatttttatttaaattattataattttttaaaggaTGAGAATGTGTTACAATATTGTTTCCATCAATCTAATGCTTGCTATTTATGTAAAGCCCCAAATATTCCCAAAAAATTTATAGatgattttttttctgaAATATATAACGATTATCCTATATTTGAAGAGGTGTATTATTTTCTTACTTGTGAAAATATTTGCATAAATTTGTTGTCATTTTATGATTTAataatgagaaaaaaaaaaacagaaaaaatcaaatgtgataaaaaaaataattcagaTGGCGCTTTATctcatttttcaaaaatatttaattatataaaaaaaaaaaaagaatcaAATTCATTGTCTATGCCTCCATCGACTTGGATAAAAGATGGTGTCTCTTGTAATGTAGATGTTGAAAAAGATGATagatcatttttttctaacaaaaaaaatagtttcttgacaaataaaaattattttagtttaaattattatttagattattattataataaaaagggaaaaacTGATTTTCCATATGACCCAGAAAATCGGCATAATGaatatgaaaatgaaataaataaaagtgaaacaaataaaaatgaaacaaataaaaatgaaataaataaaagtgaaacaaataaaagtgaaacaaataaaagtgaaacaaataaaagtgaaataaataaaagtgaaataaataaaagtgaaataaataaaagtgaaataaataaaagtgaaataaataaaagtgaaGATATAAGGAATACGGGTACGTATTATAATTTACGtgaaaaaatgaatgaaaaaaatttatatgatcatgaagaaaacaaaaaaaaaagtgacgataaaattaatttggTTGATATATATGCCCATCGAAATAGTAGAAATGACGAAATggataataaatatgtggatcaaaataaaaatgggaATGAACAAATTGATGGAGAGATGAGAAAATGTTTTTCACTTGAAGAAAATTCagtaaatgaaaaaataaggaATTTTTCAATGTTTACAAatagtattaataaaaaaaatattacgaATTTTGATACATACAACATATATTCATACATAGATGTAGTTTGTTATAGTAGTTTGTTAGAGAAATGTAgtgatgataatgataaagatgaaaagatatattatgaaggaaatttgaaaaaaaaaaatagttgcAAAATTTTCAACTGTTTcataaattatgtatatcaACCAATAATACCCCATAATATACGATCAAATAACATTATTAACAATTTTGTTGAATatgttaaatattataaaagtagtatatctaatataaataataacatatcTACGGAtccaaatttatatttaaattgcaACAAACTTgattcaaaattatttttaaatattccttATTTTCCTTATTCATATTTTAGGCAaccaaaatatttatattataaagatAACAAAAAACAATCTATTGAAAAAGAAGATACTTCCTTTAAAAGGAATAGCAATAGTATTAGTGTAAATTATGATAGTAAGAATATTTTAGAAAACAGTGAAggaacatatattaatgattcagATTTCCAAAATTCAAAAGCATACaatgatttattaaataattctatattaaataatacgTGGATAAAAAACAAACCCGATTTATCATTATGTAAACTTATGATATATGATAATTTGTTAATTCTTTATGGGGCCCCATATATATGTGATACAGATGTTATAGTGAGAAATTTGAATGAAATTTCTGTTACTGAATCTGGTATGCATGATAAGAAGAAGTGGAATTTATGTAATAAAGAAGATGGCGATAATAATTTGAGTAACAATTTGAGTAACAATTTGAGTAATAGTATAGTATCATCAGAAATTAAAAAGAGAAATGAAGagaaagaaaatatattcaacAATTTAGATATAGGAAGTAAAAACTTTTtgaaagaaaatgaaaaataccgaaataaaaaaggagataaaaacatatatttaaatagttGTGATGATAAACTAgaaaagataataatacataaatataaagatttgaaaaaaaaagatgttttatttaatattgaTTGCTACAAACTAAATAGTATAGATATAAATTGGGCAAGTATGTCAaatcatatatttcataGTATAACAAATGAACATATAtctgatatatataattattaccaatcttattttaatttatcaaaaagTAATATGTCAAGCAAAGAAATTATTTATTCTTCAAGTTCTTTGTCCAGTAGTAATTTGATATCATATATACCTGATGATCAGGATTATTCTTTTTCGgattatcataatttatatacaaaaaatttaaaagaaaaaaataatttaaataaaactgaaatatttcattacaaaaatgtaaaaattgaTGCAGTTAATATTTATGCTATATTTGATATACGTTCTATTTACAAAATCACGACCAAACGCATGTTGGGAAAAACTCTCTATTTCTATTTCAAGATTAATGAG AGCACCCCCTTGATGGCCTTAAATTTTGAAAACGATGCGGAGATGCAATCGTGTGTTTGCTCAGTTAAAGAAGTTCACACAATACTTTCCaaagaacaaaaaataaactaa